The genomic region TTTGGATCTTTTAGACTGACAAAGTGGGAATTTTAAAAGCTACACATGTGGATGTCAAACAGCTGTGACAATGGCCCTTCccgcacgggccgtatacagcgccctggggatggcaaaaacgccatccccagggagccgttcgcacagagggtgcagctgcttcgcagccgcgccgcccaagcagcgcgaagccgccgttttccaacctcacttcccaagcgaggtttatggaaaacggcggcttggagccgctgccgtgcgaacaggaGCGGCTCAAAggcgtcttccctccccccatgtccggtagacctacctgccctgtggccctccggcgtgtcgccaaggcctggggacacgccccctctgccctgcgactccggagcggtcgcgcagggcaggggggcgtgtctcctggcctctgcgacgtgctggagggctgcagggcagATAGGTTGACCTGACGATGGTGCAGCgctgcgaacggtcccagaggggtcgggtcggcgtcatgtacgccgacccgacccctaccgtagccgtgcggaaacagccaatgaaTAGCAAGGCAGTTACATTCTAATGTATTGATATGTAAAACTTTGATGGCAATCTGAACAGTAaaggaaaacaattcctggatTTCCCTCTGCAGGATATCAGACGTAACAATTGTTCAGTTCAAATCCACCAAACAATCATGTAAAAAACAGCTAATTAAACTGACCCTCTTAACCAGCTTAAAAGCTCCAAGAATACCAGTTTACCTAagagaaagttttaaaataaacatggttACCTGGCAGGTAATATACACAACGGGTGGCTCTTGAGAAGATGGGTAGGCTGGAGATAGTCTCTTCCCATTTTTAGCGAAGTCTATTAGTTCAAGAAGTCGTAGCTGTAAGTCACTGAAGCTGCCACATAATCTTTCCAGATTCCTGGATATGTGACTCGTTCCTTTTTCACAGgacaaaatgttatttttaggaGAATTTAAAGTCTCGTGCAACCCTTTAGCAGACATTGACCTGTTTGAAAACCTGGTAGGTGTTCCGAGACCAAGCAAGGCCACTGATCGGTTAATTGGTTCAGCATCCAAAGTTTCTAGCGCAACGGAGGGGTCACCCACAAGTCTTTTATCATCCAAATCACTCACGCTGGATGATGAGCTTTGCTCATAACTGGGACTCTTTGCTTCTTCCAGTATTTGTCTTCTTTGGCCAGGAGACTGCATAAGAGTGCTACGAGGTATTAACAGCGCGCGTCCTCCAACGTGATCTTCTGACGCAAGAttctcaaaatattttcttttcccagGAATATTCACAGGTGGCTCACAACTGAAGGGTAGGCTTCGAATGGCATCCGGTTTCGCCGATGATTCTTCTTCAAATATTAACTCTTTGACCATCAGCCGGATAATATATCTTTCTGAAGTAGATGACGGAATAAGTGTGGGATCAGTGAATTTCTGCTTGCCAATCAAAATTAGCAAGAGTTTGTCTGTCAAAAAGCATAGGCCCTTGGGTCGTTCATTTTTGTCAAGCTGGATTTGTTGAATGTTGGGCATACACGATGATGTCACTGAATAGACCAAAGCAATATTACATGTATTGGAGGCTATTGCCACAATCTGAGCTCGAAAGTCAAAAGCAATTATATCGGGGACCAAGATGCCTGGAATGCTTACTTTTCTGGTGGTAGTCACCTTTCCTTCAAAAGTCACTAGGATCAAGTACGATGAATCTTGGCCAGATCCTGAAGGGTAATCCTTTCTTCTCAAAGGAATGAGGGGACTGGGATCAGATCTTCGGTGGTTTGCGAGGAGATGGGTTAAATCCACAGGGCCTGAGGAAGATGAAGCTACTGAATCGACTGTTGCTTTGTCTGAATctacagacttccttctgtggtCCATAGAATATTCCTCATCCCCCAGCACTTGTGTCGACTGTGAAGTTAAGGAGCTGGTTTCAACACCTACTGGCATTTCAAACGTGATACCTGCATTTAAGCCACAGATCTTGTCAATAGGAAGTTCAGTAGCTACTGCAATTTGGAAATCCAGAGTAGCTTCAATAGCACAGATGTACCCCCCAACGTCAAATATTGGGCAAAAGGAACAAGCAGTCAGTGTTTTCTGAGTGTCGTCCCAGATATAGGAATGGAGAGCACTGCCTATAGCAACAACTAAGCGATTGCCATCCTTCGTCCAACAGGCACAGTGGATGAGACCGCTGCTTTTTATATCTGCTTTAACTCTAGAATTATCCGAACGAACCGCATATAAAACAGAAGCATCCCGTTTGGTAAGTACGGACAAGATGTCCCTCTTTGGGTGCCACACGCAGCCCTGGGGGAGCAGTTGGAACGGTTCTCCGGTTTCACAGGTCTGCGAAATCAAGAGCTTATTCTTCTCTGAGCCATTGTGGCTCAGCTGCCAAACACTGATGTGCTTTTTATGCTGAACAGCAAGCAAAGCAGGCGCGTTGGCCGAATAACACGGCCCCCAGTAAAGCCCGTGAACGTGTTCAAACTGGCCAATTACACTCGAGTCACCAAACCTCAGTTCTTTGTTGTGAAAACGCAGCGCCGTCAGCGCCACTTGCTTCCCATCTGTCCAGGCGATCCCGTGCTCAGGGTGTATGGCTTGGTACAAGGCATTAAGGCCGGTTCGCAGAAGTTTAGCCTTCCCCAGCTCCATCGTTCAACAGCGGTGTGGCTTCCTCCAAAGTAGAAATTCCACAGGATTCATTAGAGCAGCTTGACGAAGGAAACCCTCTTTGGCTGAAGAACGCTTTCCAAGATGGAGAGTTGCGGTTCTTTCTTTGAAGCAGACGGTGTCCTCTACTGCGTGACTCTGCTGCTCTAAGTATAGAACTACATCCAGGCTGTTCTTACGTTAACCCTTTTCTGGGCGGAGCTAGCTCTCTCATGGGATGTCTAATGAGGTTTACCTAACTACTGTTCTCTTTGATGTCATTTGCCTGGGAGCCTATTTTGAACTCTGCAGCCAGGACTGTACTTAAAAATAGTAGCCTAATACCCTCCGTGAATGAAGGTCTTTCCTTCTGTTGAACAGAAGGCTCCTACATACTGGAGGGTAATCCAACTGCAGCATGAAATAATGACCTGACACGTCTGCTCTGACAGCTTCCAAAGCGAAGACTAAGAAGATTTAAACAAATCCTCGAAGAATAAAGGGAAGAGTTCTGTCAACGTTATATGAATGGAAATGACAGGGAAACAAACAGAAGAGAAACATAAACTGGGGGTGTCTTCTCTGCATGACGTCCAACCCATTACAAGCTTTCCTTCTTTTGTCTTTATTTCTCTTCTCGTGGTATCCCTTTGGTTCAAATTGAAATGTTGCATAAGAactttttctttctaaaaagaGGAAATGTGGCCCTCAAGCTTGGTCAAAAGCAGCACTGTGGGTGCTTCCACTTGGAGGATTTTCTGTACCTTGGCTTCCAAAATGGagcacttggggaggggggagcatccACACAATGTTATTCTCGAATTGTCCCTTTCCTGGGTTTCATCCATCCACAAATTGCTCTGTCCTAAATCTGCTTTACTCTGATCTTTTGAAAAGAATGTAGTCCACGCGTGTTAGCACTTCATTAATACATTGGGTTGGATCTTGCAGCACGTTCCAGCTTGCTGAAGCACGCAAGCTTTATTTCAGCACGCCCTCCCCCTAGTAATGACCTTCTTTGGTCAAAATCATGTTGCCTCTGGGATAGGCTGTAaggaagtctgattttttttaaagtgtagttTTGTCTAAAACAATTTACTGTTTATAGTCAGAGTGAGGCAGAAAGGCCTAGGAGAAGGGGGTCCACTTGATTGGCTGTggtctcctgcactctgattggccaagtAACTGTATAAtgcagaggggggaggaggtTAACCCCTTGTCAGAAGAATGTCTGGGGGCTTCTGGTCTTTAGCGTCCCTCCTGTTAAGAGCTATCTGCCTTAACTGTGTTTAAAAGTATAATAACTCTGAGGGGAGTAGTTgagtcaaagtgtgtgactgcTCCAATGGGATGGGGAGGGTGCAACAcaccgggtgcgtgcccctgtggggtgtggcaggggcagggaattctggggcggggcagaggacgcaccagtgcactgggcactttccccccttgctatgcctcttaTTGCTACTGATATCAGCCTGCGAGCTGTGGTGAAAGCAAGCATACATAGACTGGAAGGACTGGTGGAGAGGTTTATTAAGGAgccaagctgaagggccataTAAACCAGTGAGGAATATTCCAGAGAGGGAAGGATTTATATACCAATTGGTCCGAGGTCTGGGGTTTTGCTTTGGTTAGTAGtttgttttatgtttatgttGAGAGTCTTCTAACTGTACTGTGAGGGCTGAGTGAAGGCATTAGAAATATGTACCAATTCTTCTGGGGTCCTGTATGTGAACAAAACACTAGCCTGAACATTTAAGTTTAGGGAACggtacaatctgtgaaacatctaagaaactgaggAATGTATAAGGTGAATTGTaatgagaactgaaactgaacaagtaTTCTTGTGTCTGTGCTGAGCTAACAATTAAATACTGATACTCTGccaaaaataaatgtatatttatcctgccttatCTATTCTTTTTTCCAAGTTATCCATCTTCTTCCTCTACTATCTCCTTtatctgttaataaatctttaatctgtttaagtttaaatctgcctccagtatttattttagtgAGGAGTGTGCCTGGAAATAAATAAAGTCAACCGGTATTCTTCACCTTCTGGGtgtgttacagggctgaggggaaatgctttcaaccaaacactatcattttctgaagcacctcagtccctgaaggggaaaaggtggggaaaactGACAGGACAATCCAATGAGTGGTCCCCTGCCTGCAGAAGATAAGAAGGTGTTGGGACTCTGTCACAACCTCTGATAGTCGTTTGATTTTTGCATTCAGCAACACAGATCACAAATTAAATTTAGCACTTGATTTTACAGTAGCTCTTGTGCAGACAAAACTGAGTGAAGTAAAACTCTTCCTTCGCTATCATGTGGTAGAATACAACTCACACACTTGGATATTACAGAGTTTTACGATCGGTTGAGATTAGTTTTCCGATACAACTGCTCACCTGTGATGAGCAGAAAAGGATGTCAGAAGGTATCCAAAGAATCTCTAAACCACTGTGGAAAAATGCAATATATTTCATGTCCATTATCATTAACTCCTTTGTTAATAACTGTCCGTTTCCAAGTCTCACCAGGCTTTACTTTTCTCAGGATTGAAgtacggggttttttttttgagggaaggcagcatggtgtagcccagTCGTGTCAGatcagtttttggatgggagatcaccaaggaaggctctgcgaaggaaggcaatggcaaatcacctctcattctcacttaccttgaaagccccttttgggggtcgccataagtcagccatGATTCTATGGCACTTTATACATCCAtacaaggttttttccccctcagccaAATATCGCTCCTCCTGATCCTTCAGTAGCAGTGAGAATTAACAATCTGTTCTGTTCCATTAGAGCAGGTGAGCCAAAGGCAGAAGCAGCATCATATATACATGATAATTGTGAACCAGCAAGGATTCACAGGAGAAATGCTGTACATTGCTATGCTGGCCCCTGTTCTCTCTCTGCCTTCAATTCCACTTTCCATTCCACCTTGTTGTTTTCCAGCTCCACCGCCTCCCTCCCCACTTGCCGTCTGCCACTTTCctacttttttcccccctccggCACCCCCTGAGGAGAATATGGCATGTGTTCAACAGCAAAATTATGCATATAAACTTGACCTGACAAATACGTTGGTTAGCAGAGATAAAACCAACCACTAGGTGGTGCTTCTGTTAGCTACGCAAACAATCAAGAAATACTGGACTTAGTCAAAGCAGGCTtgcaaataaacacacacaaaaagttacTAATGTACAAAATGATTTATCAGTCTTTATCAGTCTGCCCACACTTACTTAGTGTAGTTATTTGTGACACACTTATGTCTAGAAAATGTGGGGGAGATTTCTTCCagttcagccagcatggtgtagtagtggttaagagcggcggactctaatctggagaaccaggtttgattccccacttttccccatgagtggcagactcttatctggtgaatggaatttgtttccccactcctacacatgaagcctgttgggtgtccttgggctaatgacagttctctcagaactctctcagccccacctctattgtggggagagcagtggcgtacctaggcaaactggagccctgggcaaaacctgagtttgatgcccccccattggcagccaccctcccccaccatgaccaaacaatgatttttttccaccaggtcatttcaaagttgccatcacattatagaacatgccccaactcacaaatctgaacacagcaatgagccatgccacacagcagaaatatttttttaaaattttttcaaaatgctttcaaaatgttttattactgctatgaaaatacaaaaaatcccacaatgaatctgcatttttggcgcccactttgcccaatgggaggaacgcctctgggggagagaaaggggaggaatttgtaaaccgctttgagactccttataggagagaaaggcagggtataaatctaaactcttctttttctttccagacTTCATCAACAGGGGGTGATTTTTCTTAGAACATGCACTAAGTGGCAGTTTTGAATTACGTTCATTTGATGTGTTTCTTTCATTTGGTTCCTAAATACTTGCAGGTACTGCATTGTTTGATCAGTGTGTCCAAGATACTCCAAACCGATTTTTTGGGGTCTTCATCTAAACACCATCCCCTTGGTTTTTGAGTAATTTATGCGTAGCCCTTCCTCTTTACAATGCAGGTCTGCTTGTCAAGAAGTCTATCAAGGCCAGTTTTGCTTCTTGAAATAAACACCATATAATCAGCATAAATCAAAATGGACATTTTAAACTGATTAATTGAAGGGGACATGTATTCCAATCCCTCCAGTTTCCCCACAATATTATTAATGAAGAGACTGAACAAAATAGGAACCAACATACAACCTTGTTTGATTCCCTTCCAGACTGGTATTTCATTAGTCAGCACTTCAGGGACTCCTACCTTCACTTTTACAGAAGTATTTTGGCGAAGTTGTCTTACAAGGTAAACTAGATGTTGATCAATATTGAGATTTATCATTTTCTACCAAAAGAGAGCCAGCCAACACCATGTCTACAAAGGCAACGTACAAAGCTTTTGAATATCCCTTCATGGCAGATGCGGCGGGAAAATACAGAGCTTAGCAGTACTCTAAGGCTGTGCGAtccttttaaaatccaatttggtTTGGATTAATACAGTTGTTATTCTCCACGCATTCCTCAAGTTTGAGTTTTACTCTACAGTTTCAACgctatatttaaaagatttgttgGTCGATACTTTTTTGGATAATTTTTATCTCCCTTTTTATAAATTGGGGCAACAATCCAGCCATTAGGTAATTTCCCAGAATCATTTATTTGAGTGAAAATTCCTGCCAATAATGGAGCCCACCAGTTGGCAAAAACTTTAAGATACTCTGGGAGGATCATCCTCCCCTGGTGATTTTCCAGATGTATGTGATGCTATTAATGATTTAATCTCTGTTATTGGAAGCCAATTATAGGATGCCAGTTGGAATGTGTCATGGGAATTTCCTGGGTTACTGAACTTATTGTGGAACTTCCAAAAACCTTAGAGTGGTAATCGAACCAAGTGGTTCCTTGAATTGAAGAACCTGGGCAGCAAGATAGACTATTGGTACCCAGATTAATGAATTCCCAAAATtgggtttcatttttattttctacaACCTCTGGAAGAAGTtagcatttccccccttctttaacAGCTCTTTATGTTGAGATTTTACCTTTCTTATCTGACTTAATTGGAATTTAGCCTTATCCCTCCTGACAGACCTGATATACTTCAGCagctttattttttcctgtttgcattctctatcataagaacataagaaggagcctgctggatcaaaccagagtccatctagtgcagtgatggcgaacctttttga from Sphaerodactylus townsendi isolate TG3544 linkage group LG01, MPM_Stown_v2.3, whole genome shotgun sequence harbors:
- the LOC125434228 gene encoding WD repeat and coiled-coil-containing protein, which translates into the protein MELGKAKLLRTGLNALYQAIHPEHGIAWTDGKQVALTALRFHNKELRFGDSSVIGQFEHVHGLYWGPCYSANAPALLAVQHKKHISVWQLSHNGSEKNKLLISQTCETGEPFQLLPQGCVWHPKRDILSVLTKRDASVLYAVRSDNSRVKADIKSSGLIHCACWTKDGNRLVVAIGSALHSYIWDDTQKTLTACSFCPIFDVGGYICAIEATLDFQIAVATELPIDKICGLNAGITFEMPVGVETSSLTSQSTQVLGDEEYSMDHRRKSVDSDKATVDSVASSSSGPVDLTHLLANHRRSDPSPLIPLRRKDYPSGSGQDSSYLILVTFEGKVTTTRKVSIPGILVPDIIAFDFRAQIVAIASNTCNIALVYSVTSSCMPNIQQIQLDKNERPKGLCFLTDKLLLILIGKQKFTDPTLIPSSTSERYIIRLMVKELIFEEESSAKPDAIRSLPFSCEPPVNIPGKRKYFENLASEDHVGGRALLIPRSTLMQSPGQRRQILEEAKSPSYEQSSSSSVSDLDDKRLVGDPSVALETLDAEPINRSVALLGLGTPTRFSNRSMSAKGLHETLNSPKNNILSCEKGTSHISRNLERLCGSFSDLQLRLLELIDFAKNGKRLSPAYPSSQEPPVVYITCQKHFSRGAVVEETRTVLLCDGKVHLNLVQQLFDLPVVEMKHGSSWIILTADGEGFIPLTFKEKQEITVRDGSESLESYGSQSCKINISSQPPNSVT